Proteins found in one bacterium HR17 genomic segment:
- the rlmG gene encoding Ribosomal RNA large subunit methyltransferase G, whose product MARHNDHADAAWQHYFTERPTTPSKPKHIRARLRGREFVFETDKSVFAKDYVDLGTKRLVEVAHLPDEGEVLDLGCGYGAIGIAIAATHPRLRVWMVDINERAVALARRNLKRNRIKNAIALKSDGTAALPPDLQFDAILTNPPIHAGKKVLVRLICEAFERLKVGGTFWFVARTQHGAKTLQRLTAEIFGDAECVDIHGGYRVIVAVKERPAPAPDAAQTDDETMQRGER is encoded by the coding sequence ATGGCGCGCCACAACGACCATGCCGACGCCGCATGGCAACACTACTTTACGGAGCGCCCGACGACGCCCAGCAAACCCAAGCACATCCGTGCCCGCTTGCGAGGGCGCGAGTTCGTCTTTGAGACGGACAAAAGCGTGTTCGCCAAAGACTATGTGGACTTGGGCACGAAGCGCTTGGTGGAAGTCGCTCACCTCCCCGATGAAGGCGAGGTGCTGGATTTAGGGTGCGGTTACGGCGCCATCGGTATCGCCATCGCGGCGACGCACCCGCGCTTGCGGGTGTGGATGGTGGACATCAACGAACGCGCCGTCGCCTTGGCGCGGCGTAACTTGAAACGCAACCGCATCAAAAACGCCATCGCGCTCAAAAGTGACGGGACGGCGGCGTTGCCGCCCGACTTGCAATTTGACGCCATCCTGACCAACCCGCCCATCCACGCGGGCAAAAAAGTGCTGGTGCGGCTCATCTGCGAAGCCTTTGAGCGGCTGAAAGTCGGCGGCACTTTTTGGTTTGTCGCCCGCACGCAACACGGCGCGAAAACGCTGCAGCGCCTCACCGCTGAAATTTTTGGTGACGCCGAGTGCGTGGACATCCACGGCGGCTATCGGGTCATCGTTGCCGTCAAAGAACGACCGGCGCCCGCTCCCGACGCAGCGCAAACGGACGACGAAACAATGCAGCGAGGTGAGCGA